DNA sequence from the Candidatus Neomarinimicrobiota bacterium genome:
TTATGGACTCGTGTTCATCAACAAGTTGTTCTGTCGGTTTCATTGGGGATTTCCTTTCTGTATAATTGTTAGAAATCAGCGTAGATCATTATTTAAATCTTGGCGGAAAATAGCTATACCTCCGTCATCAGACAAGCTGAACCGTCTCCCTCGGATTAGAGTTATAGACTACGGCGTAACGGTAACAATTTCACCATCTAGAGTTGCGCTGTACTCCTTAAGCGGTTCAGTAGCCGGCCCGTTTATGACACTGCCTGATGTGTTGAATCTGCTGCCGTGACACGGGCAGATGGAAACGCCATTCTTGAATTTTTCTATGACACAACTTTGGTGAGTGCACTCGCGGCTGTATGCATTGACGGTTGTTTCGCTGTCACGGTACAGTAAAATGCCTTTCTCGTCAAGGTCGTTTGCACTCAGCGCAAGGGAACCGCCTACTGAGGCGAGAGCCTGATTTTCCGGCAGGGAGAGGTCAATCGTGATTTTCACATCCTCTGAAGAGCCGGTTGGGCCGTCGTCTGAGCATCGCACCGTGAAGATCAGAGTGTAGCTGCCGAGAGCGATGC
Encoded proteins:
- a CDS encoding Rieske (2Fe-2S) protein translates to MTAKETDRCSRRNFLEKSLYGIGGIALGSYTLIFTVRCSDDGPTGSSEDVKITIDLSLPENQALASVGGSLALSANDLDEKGILLYRDSETTVNAYSRECTHQSCVIEKFKNGVSICPCHGSRFNTSGSVINGPATEPLKEYSATLDGEIVTVTP